A single Denticeps clupeoides chromosome 7, fDenClu1.1, whole genome shotgun sequence DNA region contains:
- the moxd1l gene encoding DBH-like monooxygenase protein 2 homolog: MAGLLRLSLCVMGLIWEAGAQEDAPLPFTEILDPGGDVTLKWGFDLVQGNITFQVTARTTGWVGFGFSPNGGMAGSDIVIGGVTPGGSYFKDYYAVDKSFPLVDQEQSYRLLSLSEADGQTVMKFTRSIISCDQNDMSVTDLPMKLIYAYGMTDQTDYHMGHRGTREVNLLKYMPKVAMTSNTYFEMTMTEFLIPAKDTHYQCKVMEAPTFDRKYHIYRIEPIVERAQFVHHLLLYRCPPGMNETSDRECYTGADNRECFQAVAAWGMGGMPFEFPELAGIPIGGEVERYLYRLEVHYSNPDLTKGVVDSSGLRLYYTDKLRKNDAAILQTGLAVGPGYLIPPNSSVFHTYGLCDTAYIQEALSGNGSNLNVFSVLLHTHLAGRKLRVGQFRDDKQIDFLALEEVYNFEMQQTTNLGKTKMVKLGDKLLVECTYNTANRSGMTWGGLATTDEMCLAFLYYYPAMGLSTCVSFPNMTALMTQMGAKTQKEMYSILLQKSWDNTSIMEFEKALKMVPQHTMIGNVYNNFTFHMGRIYDLADTPSSSCSRKAPNGAATRNTGTIYSLLLLLWLAVGCAL, encoded by the exons ATGGCCGGACTCCTCCGTCTTTCCCTGTGTGTCATGGGCCTGATCTGGGAGGCCGGGGCACAAGAGGACGCCCCGCTGCCCTTCACGGAGATCCTGGACCCGGGCGGCGACGTCACGCTGAAATGGGGCTTCGACCTGGTCCAGGGCAACATCACCTTCCAGGTGACAGCCAGGACCACCGGCTGGGTCGGCTTCGGCTTCAGCCCGAACGGAGGCATGGCTGGATCGGATATAGTCATCGGAGGGGTGACACCAGGGGGCAGCTACTTCAAG GACTACTACGCTGTGGACAAGTCGTTTCCCCTGGTGGACCAAGAGCAGAGCTACAGACTCCTCTCCCTGTCCGAGGCCGACGGACAGACCGTGATGAAGTTCACGAGGTCCATCATCTCCTGTGACCAGAATGACATGTCTGTCACG GACCTTCCAATGAAGCTCATCTATGCCTACGGCATGACGGACCAGACCGACTACCACATGGGCCACCGCGGTACCAGGGAGGTGAACCTCCTGAAGTACATGCCCAAAGTGGCCATGACCAGCAACACTTACTTCGAAATGACCATGACTGAG TTTTTGATTCCAGCTAAAGACACTCATTACCAGTGCAAGGTCATGGAAGCGCCCACCTTTGACCGGAAATATCACATCTATCGG ATTGAACCCATCGTGGAACGCGCTCAGTTCGTCCACCATCTTCTGCTGTACCGCTGCCCGCCGGGCATGAACGAGACCTCTGACAGGGAGTGCTACACCGGCGCCGACAACCGCGAGTGCTTCCAGGCGGTGGCGGCGTGGGGCATGGGCGGCATG CCGTTCGAGTTTCCGGAACTGGCTGGAATTCCCATCGGGGGAGAGGTCGAGCGCTATCTCTACAGGCTGGAAGTTCACTACAGCAACCCGGACCTGACTAAAG GCGTCGTCGACAGCTCAGGCCTGCGCTTGTACTACACGGATAAGCTGCGGAAAAACGATGCGGCCATCCTCCAGACGGGCCTGGCTGTGGGCCCTGGGTACCTGATCCCACCCAACTCCAGCGTTTTTCACACGTACGGCCTGTGCGATACCGCGTACATACAGGAG GCGCTGTCTGGAAACGGATCGAACCTCAACGTgttctctgtcctgctgcacaCTCACCTGGCTGGGCGGAAGCTGCGTGTCGGTCAGTTCAG GGATGACAAACAGATTGATTTCTTGGCTCTGGAAGAAGTCTATAATTTTGAGATGCAGCAAACCACAAATCTGGGGAAAACAAAGATGGTTAAACTG GGGGACAAACTTCTGGTTGAGTGCACGTATAACACAGCCAACCGTTCCGGAATGACCTGG GGCGGCCTTGCTACAACGGACGAGATGTGCTTGGCTTTCCTCTACTACTATCCAGCCATGGGCCTGAGCACCTGCGTCAGTTTCCCCAACATGACAGCGCTGATGACTCAGATGGGGGCCAAAACCCAAAA AGAAATGTATTCGATTCTTCTGCAGAAATCCTGGGATAATACATCCATCATGGAATTTGAGAAAGCGCTGAAAATGGTTCCACAGCACACCATGATTGGCAATGTATAT AACAACTTCACATTTCATATGGGGAGGATCTATGATCTCGCCGACACGCCCTCTTCCAGCTGTTCCAGAAAGGCACCGAATGGGGCGGCCACCAGGAACACCGGCACCATCTACAGTCTTTTGCTTCTGCTGTGGTTGGCAGTCGGCTGTGCTCTCTAA